The proteins below come from a single Iocasia fonsfrigidae genomic window:
- a CDS encoding peptidoglycan recognition protein family protein, translating to MKIVDMRGKLPVHPQKRYQERPLNSIYYIAIHHSLTDNIPGGSDVEAFARYHVETNDWPGIGYHYVIDADGTVYKCNSATTKSYHVGKHNRFSLGVCLVGDFSNYPPTDIQYQATKELIQQLINAYGVTVDNVLGHSEFEGYKWKKCPCINMDKLRRDLT from the coding sequence GTCCACCCACAAAAAAGATATCAGGAAAGGCCGCTTAACTCAATATATTATATTGCTATACATCATAGCCTAACTGATAATATACCAGGCGGTAGCGATGTTGAGGCGTTTGCTAGGTATCATGTAGAAACAAATGATTGGCCAGGTATCGGGTATCATTATGTTATCGATGCAGATGGAACCGTATACAAGTGTAATTCTGCAACCACAAAAAGTTATCATGTAGGAAAGCATAACAGGTTTTCATTAGGTGTTTGCTTAGTTGGAGATTTTAGTAATTATCCTCCTACAGATATACAATATCAGGCCACAAAAGAGCTGATTCAGCAGCTTATTAATGCATATGGTGTAACAGTTGATAATGTACTAGGGCATAGTGAATTTGAGGGGTATAAGTGGAAGAAATGCCCTTGCATAAATATGGATAAGCTAAGGAGGGATTTAACTTGA
- a CDS encoding ParM/StbA family protein: protein MNIGIDIGFGFVKATDGQKQVIFPSVVGEGRNIRYNTGINDNSIMDNLMLQLEGNNYFVGNLANRQSDIVMSTLSQNRVNSIENEILFCTALGLLDPLGGVNIVTGLPVNEYSDRFKEKLLETLRGYHQFSLNGSHHNIKVSNCKVIPQPFGTIFDQLLDDQGKILNPDYANITLGIIDIGFRTSDFAVADNLEYVDKMSSSSNIALSSAYKLIARELNAEYGITKPLYQLDQIIRDKQIIINGEEVDLASLKEKAFRLTAQNIISEVSTLWNIWEIETILVAGGGGIALYDYLSSQLDNIMLVRAGQFSNVNGYFKMANRSW, encoded by the coding sequence ATGAATATTGGCATAGATATAGGTTTTGGATTCGTGAAAGCAACTGACGGACAGAAACAAGTCATATTCCCCTCTGTAGTTGGTGAAGGCAGAAATATCAGGTACAACACTGGAATTAATGATAATAGTATAATGGACAACCTTATGCTGCAGCTAGAAGGAAATAATTATTTTGTTGGCAATCTGGCTAACCGGCAAAGTGACATTGTAATGTCTACTCTCTCCCAGAATAGGGTTAATAGTATAGAGAATGAAATATTATTTTGTACAGCCCTGGGATTACTGGACCCTTTAGGGGGAGTTAATATAGTTACTGGCCTGCCCGTGAATGAGTATTCGGATAGGTTTAAAGAGAAGTTACTTGAAACATTAAGGGGCTATCATCAGTTCTCTCTCAATGGTTCACACCATAACATTAAAGTAAGCAATTGCAAGGTTATACCTCAACCGTTCGGGACTATATTCGACCAGCTGCTTGATGACCAGGGAAAGATACTCAACCCAGACTATGCTAATATTACTCTGGGCATTATTGATATAGGTTTCCGTACCTCTGATTTTGCTGTAGCGGATAACCTGGAGTATGTTGATAAAATGAGTTCTTCATCTAATATAGCCCTCAGCTCGGCTTATAAACTTATTGCCAGGGAGTTAAATGCAGAGTATGGAATTACAAAACCATTGTATCAACTTGATCAGATTATCCGTGATAAACAAATTATAATTAATGGTGAAGAAGTAGATCTGGCCTCTTTGAAAGAAAAAGCCTTCCGATTAACTGCTCAAAATATAATATCAGAAGTAAGCACACTTTGGAATATATGGGAGATAGAAACTATATTAGTTGCCGGTGGCGGTGGGATAGCATTATATGATTACCTTTCAAGCCAATTAGATAATATAATGCTGGTTAGGGCTGGCCAGTTTAGTAACGTCAATGGATATTTTAAGATGGCCAATAGGTCCTGGTAA
- a CDS encoding tyrosine-type recombinase/integrase, which produces MPDGRKVKPRTAYNRYTNIFKKAGLSQFNLKSLRNTHATFLLQAGVHSKIVQKRLGHSSIKVTLDIYSHVFQFFKKGL; this is translated from the coding sequence ATGCCTGATGGCCGCAAAGTAAAACCCAGGACAGCATATAATCGCTATACTAATATCTTTAAAAAGGCTGGTTTATCACAATTCAATTTAAAATCACTAAGAAATACACATGCTACTTTTCTCCTCCAGGCTGGAGTACATTCTAAAATAGTCCAGAAGCGCTTAGGTCATTCATCAATTAAAGTTACTCTAGATATTTATTCACATGTTTTCCAATTCTTCAAAAAAGGGCTGTAA